In a genomic window of Siphonobacter curvatus:
- a CDS encoding SusC/RagA family TonB-linked outer membrane protein has product MHLKLLLSSLLYLSILLPAFTQSRSITGRVTDEKAKELPGVSVAIKGTSRGTTTDAQGDYRLAISDTGSVTLTFSSIGYQSQDILITDQAVLNITLKATEQSLDEVVVVGYGTQKKKDLTGAISTIDAKDVAGRQTVQISEALQGSIAGVSVTRSSGAPGASSNILIRGITTLGTNAPLIIVDGVPVSTIDNVNPNDVENITVLKDAASAAIYGSRGAAGVILVTTKRSKEGQTSFEYNAEYGFQKPTALPAYVNAPEYMRLFNEQATNDGSSTGPYAADYITNFDQYHREKPDVFPFANTDWQKTILTRATAPRVRHDLVFTMGTGKIKTKASLGYTKSGAFYDNYNYERYLLRVNNDLQVNSKLGITLDVTYKRTKSLSPVVNPLYEARLMPPIFDDYYSDGRYALGKDGRNPIAQLNEGGTNNEYYNQVMGRLAFNFKPIDGLTLTALVAPSFDFDRGKAFSKRITFTNLDGSPSAFSNQPRTTLNEKRQETTNITGQFLANYSKEIGSGHNVDVLAGYEELYNFGETLTASRSGFALIDFPYLNAGSQELRDNSGSASEAALRSVFGRLKYDYQNKYYIQGNLRYDQSSRFNRQHRDALFPSISGGWTISEENFLRNTPWLSFLKVRGSYGVVGNERIGNYPYQATISFSNALFYQNGVVVPLNGGGQVDYAVENISWETTRTLDAGIDAAFFKNRLSAAIDVYHKRTYDILLALDIPLYLGYERPQQNAGIMDVKGWELETSWRDRIGKVNYSIAFNISDSKSKIVDLKGTQILGSQSTFKGSEYNEWFGYRSAGLYQTAEEARQSPRLNTNVTAGDVRYVDINNDGRITPDDRVLLGGSLPRFLYGSTIRLDYQGFDLGLVVQGVGKKLSRLPDEIVRPFGEAFGNVPQEIVGKFWSKTNAAEVNARARYPRLSTQSLAANYEASDFWLINGSYFRVKNITLGYTLKGDVLKKLGLQSTRLYVSANDVLRIHHFPRYADPEAANSSYPIVTTFLGGITLRF; this is encoded by the coding sequence ATGCATTTAAAACTACTACTAAGCAGTCTGCTATACTTAAGTATCCTGTTGCCTGCTTTTACTCAGAGCCGTTCCATCACGGGTCGCGTCACGGATGAAAAGGCCAAGGAGCTACCGGGTGTCAGTGTAGCCATCAAAGGAACGTCCCGGGGTACGACTACTGACGCTCAAGGCGATTACCGACTGGCCATCTCGGATACGGGGTCAGTTACCCTTACCTTCTCTTCCATTGGCTACCAGAGCCAAGACATTCTAATCACAGATCAGGCTGTCCTGAACATTACCCTCAAGGCAACCGAACAATCGCTGGATGAAGTCGTTGTGGTCGGCTACGGAACACAAAAGAAAAAGGATCTGACGGGGGCCATTTCCACCATTGATGCTAAAGATGTAGCGGGGCGTCAGACCGTTCAAATCTCGGAAGCCTTACAAGGCAGTATTGCGGGCGTATCGGTCACCCGGAGCAGTGGAGCCCCCGGAGCCAGCTCCAACATTCTCATCCGGGGCATTACAACGCTGGGCACCAACGCTCCCCTGATCATTGTGGATGGCGTTCCGGTCAGTACGATCGATAACGTCAATCCGAATGACGTGGAGAATATTACCGTATTGAAAGACGCCGCTTCGGCCGCCATTTATGGATCGCGGGGAGCTGCTGGGGTTATTCTGGTAACAACCAAACGATCCAAGGAAGGCCAAACGAGCTTTGAATACAACGCCGAATACGGTTTTCAGAAGCCGACGGCCCTGCCCGCTTACGTCAATGCTCCGGAGTACATGCGGCTGTTTAACGAGCAGGCTACCAACGACGGGTCCTCGACGGGTCCTTACGCGGCCGATTATATCACGAATTTTGATCAGTACCACCGGGAAAAACCGGACGTCTTTCCCTTTGCCAATACCGACTGGCAGAAAACTATTCTGACGCGGGCGACGGCCCCCCGGGTCCGCCACGATCTGGTGTTTACCATGGGAACGGGTAAAATTAAAACCAAGGCCTCGCTGGGCTACACGAAATCCGGTGCCTTCTACGACAACTATAACTATGAGCGGTACCTGCTTCGGGTCAACAACGATTTACAGGTTAATTCGAAACTGGGCATTACGCTGGATGTCACCTACAAGCGGACCAAGTCGCTTTCGCCCGTGGTCAACCCCTTGTACGAAGCCCGGTTGATGCCTCCAATTTTTGATGATTACTATTCAGATGGTCGATACGCCCTGGGCAAAGATGGTCGCAACCCGATTGCTCAGCTCAACGAAGGGGGAACCAACAACGAGTACTACAATCAGGTGATGGGCCGCTTGGCCTTCAACTTCAAACCCATCGATGGACTAACGCTGACGGCCCTAGTCGCTCCGAGTTTCGATTTTGACCGGGGCAAAGCTTTTTCCAAGCGAATCACGTTTACGAACCTCGACGGTAGTCCGAGTGCCTTTAGTAATCAGCCCCGCACGACGCTGAACGAAAAACGTCAGGAAACGACCAATATCACGGGTCAGTTTTTAGCCAACTATTCCAAAGAAATCGGCTCGGGCCATAACGTGGATGTGCTGGCGGGTTATGAAGAACTGTATAATTTCGGCGAAACGCTGACGGCCTCGCGGAGTGGTTTTGCCCTGATTGATTTTCCGTACCTGAATGCCGGTTCGCAGGAGTTACGCGATAACTCCGGCAGTGCCAGTGAGGCCGCCCTGCGTTCGGTATTTGGTCGACTCAAATACGATTATCAGAACAAGTACTACATCCAGGGTAACCTACGCTATGATCAGTCTTCCCGCTTCAATCGCCAGCACCGCGATGCTTTGTTCCCTTCGATTTCAGGGGGCTGGACGATTTCCGAAGAAAACTTTCTGCGGAATACCCCCTGGCTATCGTTTCTGAAAGTACGCGGTTCGTACGGCGTGGTGGGCAATGAGCGAATAGGGAATTATCCGTATCAGGCGACCATCAGTTTTAGCAATGCTCTTTTCTACCAAAATGGGGTAGTCGTTCCGCTGAACGGGGGTGGTCAGGTGGACTATGCCGTTGAGAATATTTCCTGGGAAACTACCCGGACGCTGGATGCGGGTATTGACGCCGCCTTCTTCAAAAACCGACTGAGTGCAGCCATTGACGTCTACCATAAACGCACCTACGACATCCTGCTGGCTCTGGACATTCCGCTGTACCTGGGCTATGAACGGCCACAACAAAATGCCGGGATCATGGACGTGAAAGGTTGGGAACTGGAAACCAGCTGGCGGGATCGAATTGGGAAAGTCAACTATTCCATTGCCTTCAACATTTCCGATTCCAAATCAAAAATTGTGGATTTGAAAGGTACCCAGATTCTGGGTAGTCAGTCTACGTTCAAAGGCAGTGAGTACAACGAATGGTTTGGCTACCGCTCGGCGGGGTTATACCAAACCGCCGAAGAAGCCCGTCAATCGCCGCGACTGAATACCAACGTTACGGCGGGCGATGTTCGCTACGTGGATATCAATAACGATGGCCGCATCACGCCCGATGATCGCGTACTATTGGGCGGTTCCCTCCCCCGTTTTCTGTACGGTAGCACGATTCGACTGGATTATCAGGGTTTTGATCTGGGCTTGGTTGTTCAAGGCGTTGGTAAAAAACTCAGTCGCCTGCCCGATGAAATCGTACGACCCTTTGGGGAAGCTTTTGGAAACGTACCGCAGGAAATTGTGGGTAAATTCTGGAGCAAAACCAATGCGGCGGAGGTTAACGCCCGGGCCCGGTATCCGCGGCTTTCAACACAATCGCTGGCAGCCAATTACGAAGCGTCTGATTTCTGGCTCATCAACGGATCGTATTTCCGCGTCAAAAACATCACGCTGGGCTATACCCTAAAAGGAGACGTGCTCAAGAAACTGGGCCTGCAATCGACGCGATTGTACGTTTCGGCCAACGACGTACTCCGGATTCACCACTTCCCCCGCTACGCCGATCCGGAAGCCGCGAACTCCTCCTACCCCATCGTCACCACCTTTCTGGGCGGTATCACCTTACGTTTTTAA
- a CDS encoding hybrid sensor histidine kinase/response regulator transcription factor, whose amino-acid sequence MRRYLFLVFLLLWGIGSGAQPHYSNFKSYQVADGFSSNTITCILQDQRGFMWFGSRNGLNRFDGHTVKVFHHSVKDSLSLGSNTVYSLCEDPQHRLWVGTSRGVYWYDPRLETFQRFTGVPANEIRFLQTDAQHRVWIIAGFKLYCYQHNRIKVYPFAQDQSIFLHVSERGTVWVTTENGHLKRYDARSDRFEELPHPSQVYARIETMYSMADTTLLLRQGNQVLLHHIQQRRTVPLTGSNGLEMRVNSVLRKSPYEFWIGTESGIYVYNSCTQQLTHIQAQYGNPYSITNNAIACLYQDREKGIWIGTAFGGVNYYSDHLTHFTKYLPLPGQNSLSGNVVHSIQKDGQGNLWIGTEDAGLNKLNLATGHIKSFRPSSGQHGISYQNVHGLLVDGDRLWIGTLEHGLDLMDLKTEKVIRRYRSAPQPGHFSSDFIVTLYKRRNGDILVGTWNGLFRYRPKEDDFAAEPFFNIQTQTIHEASDGTLWVGSYGHGIYYANERTGKRGHFTTRSGLRTNYVNHLYEDRHHQLWICTEGGLTRYDPAQHRFTHYTVENGLPDNQIFRVEEDRFGYIWISTGRGLARFDPQRNQWQHYFTAHGLPTEQFNYNSSFKDTDGSLYFGTVKGLVHWDPASSVHPNQYIPPVYITGLQVNNQEVRIGAKDSILRQSITHTAALVLSHRQSTLSLDVAALSYTNAPINQYRYMLEGMDQNWIHLSNNRKIYYTNLPAGSYRFRVQGSNNDGIWNPKETVLRIQILPPYWATPWAYVLYASLVLAIILIIFRYYHLAVTEKNKRQIKSLEIETERAIYTSKIEFFTNVAHEIRTPLTLIKLPLDKLLFQPIQDPLLRESLHMMKKHTNRLIELTNQLLDFRKAESQSIRLHFANTDINALLNELWIWFKPAADERKLSFKLELPRITLHGFVDEEALRKILSNLLSNAIKYADSSILVKLLPFSSEDDLFRIEVSNDGYRIPQELKDKIFEPFYRIKETDQQPGTGIGLPLSRTLAELHKGTLTLETDRLEVNCFRVSLPIHQENELDFQSFSTNEPPSEDVLAPQDLDPSKPTLLLVEDQREISAYIQQEFSDRYNVLIAYHGQQALEVLQQENVQLVISDIMMPVMDGIELCRTIKSDLAYSHVPVVLLTAKNSLQSKVEGLEVGADAYLEKPFSVIHLEAQIESLLTNRNRVKEYFARSPLTPFKGMAYTPADKAFLEQLNQVIYDHIIDMELNVDQLSRLMNMSRPTLYRKIKGLSDLSPNELINLSRLKKAAELLATGHYKVNEAAALVGYSLPTNFSRDFQKQFGITPSQYMNGKG is encoded by the coding sequence ATGAGGCGTTATCTTTTTTTAGTCTTCCTGCTTCTGTGGGGAATCGGTTCCGGGGCTCAACCCCACTATTCCAACTTTAAATCCTACCAGGTTGCCGACGGTTTTTCCAGCAATACCATCACCTGTATTTTGCAGGATCAGCGGGGCTTTATGTGGTTTGGCAGCCGCAATGGTCTGAATCGTTTCGATGGGCATACGGTGAAAGTTTTCCATCACTCGGTGAAGGATTCGCTGAGTCTGGGAAGTAATACCGTTTATAGCCTGTGCGAAGATCCGCAGCATCGCCTGTGGGTGGGTACATCCAGGGGCGTCTACTGGTACGATCCCCGCCTGGAAACATTCCAGCGTTTTACGGGTGTTCCAGCCAATGAAATCCGTTTCTTACAAACGGACGCCCAACACCGCGTATGGATTATTGCAGGCTTTAAGCTTTACTGTTATCAGCACAACCGGATTAAAGTCTATCCCTTTGCTCAAGATCAGTCGATCTTCCTACACGTTTCAGAGCGAGGTACGGTTTGGGTAACGACGGAGAATGGTCATTTGAAAAGGTACGATGCTCGTTCGGATCGTTTTGAGGAACTCCCCCACCCAAGCCAGGTATATGCCCGCATTGAGACGATGTACTCCATGGCTGATACGACGCTGCTACTACGGCAGGGTAATCAGGTGTTGCTCCACCACATCCAGCAGCGACGGACGGTTCCTTTAACGGGCAGCAACGGCCTCGAAATGAGGGTCAACTCCGTACTCCGAAAATCGCCGTACGAATTCTGGATTGGTACCGAATCGGGCATCTACGTTTACAATAGTTGCACGCAACAACTGACGCACATTCAGGCCCAGTACGGAAATCCCTATTCGATTACGAACAATGCGATTGCCTGTTTGTACCAGGATCGGGAAAAGGGAATCTGGATTGGTACGGCCTTTGGGGGCGTTAATTACTACTCCGATCACCTGACCCACTTTACCAAATACCTGCCTTTACCGGGACAAAACAGCCTGAGCGGCAACGTCGTACACAGCATTCAGAAGGACGGACAGGGGAACCTGTGGATCGGTACCGAAGACGCAGGTTTGAACAAATTGAATCTGGCCACGGGGCATATTAAATCCTTTCGCCCCAGTTCGGGTCAGCACGGAATCAGTTATCAGAATGTTCATGGATTGCTGGTCGATGGAGACCGATTATGGATTGGTACGCTCGAACACGGCCTTGACCTGATGGATTTGAAAACCGAAAAAGTGATCCGTCGGTACCGATCTGCCCCCCAGCCCGGCCACTTTAGCAGCGACTTTATCGTCACCCTGTATAAACGCCGCAATGGTGATATTCTGGTGGGTACCTGGAATGGCCTCTTCCGCTACCGGCCTAAAGAGGATGATTTTGCCGCTGAACCTTTTTTTAATATTCAGACCCAAACCATTCACGAAGCCAGTGACGGTACGCTTTGGGTAGGAAGTTACGGTCATGGCATCTATTACGCGAATGAACGAACCGGCAAACGGGGGCATTTTACCACCCGTTCGGGTCTTCGTACCAATTACGTCAATCACCTCTACGAAGATCGTCACCATCAGCTCTGGATTTGTACCGAAGGGGGCTTGACCCGTTATGATCCGGCCCAACACCGCTTCACGCATTATACCGTGGAAAATGGTTTGCCGGATAATCAGATTTTCCGGGTAGAGGAAGACCGCTTCGGATACATATGGATTTCAACGGGCCGGGGTCTGGCCCGGTTTGATCCCCAGCGAAACCAGTGGCAGCACTACTTCACCGCCCACGGCTTACCCACCGAGCAGTTTAACTACAACTCCTCGTTTAAAGACACCGATGGAAGTCTTTATTTCGGTACGGTCAAAGGACTCGTTCACTGGGATCCGGCTTCATCGGTTCACCCGAATCAGTATATTCCGCCCGTGTACATCACCGGGTTACAGGTGAATAACCAGGAAGTACGGATCGGAGCGAAAGACTCGATTCTGCGGCAGTCCATTACCCATACTGCGGCCCTGGTGCTTTCCCACCGACAGTCTACGTTGAGTCTGGATGTAGCGGCCCTGAGTTATACCAATGCTCCGATCAATCAGTACCGGTACATGCTCGAGGGAATGGATCAAAACTGGATTCATTTAAGTAATAACCGAAAGATCTATTACACGAACCTTCCGGCGGGGTCATACCGTTTTCGGGTACAGGGTTCGAATAATGACGGCATCTGGAATCCCAAAGAAACCGTACTTCGCATTCAGATTCTGCCTCCTTACTGGGCGACGCCCTGGGCGTATGTTCTGTATGCCAGTCTGGTTTTGGCCATTATTCTCATCATTTTCCGATACTATCATTTAGCCGTTACGGAAAAGAACAAAAGGCAGATAAAATCGCTTGAGATAGAAACGGAACGGGCCATTTATACGAGCAAAATTGAGTTTTTTACCAACGTTGCCCACGAAATTCGTACACCGTTAACGCTCATTAAGTTACCCCTGGATAAACTGTTGTTTCAGCCAATTCAGGACCCCCTTTTACGTGAAAGCCTGCACATGATGAAAAAACATACCAATCGTCTGATCGAGTTAACGAATCAGTTACTGGATTTTCGAAAAGCCGAATCCCAGAGCATTCGTCTCCATTTTGCTAATACCGACATTAATGCCTTGCTTAACGAACTCTGGATTTGGTTCAAGCCCGCGGCGGACGAGCGGAAACTTAGCTTCAAACTGGAATTACCAAGGATTACCCTGCACGGCTTTGTCGATGAAGAAGCCCTACGGAAAATCCTGAGTAATCTGCTCAGTAATGCCATTAAGTACGCCGATTCCTCGATTCTGGTGAAATTGCTGCCGTTTAGTAGTGAAGATGATTTGTTCCGAATTGAGGTCAGTAATGATGGCTACCGCATTCCGCAGGAGTTAAAAGATAAGATTTTCGAACCCTTCTACCGAATTAAGGAAACTGACCAGCAACCCGGTACGGGCATTGGCTTACCCCTGTCCCGAACGCTGGCGGAGCTGCACAAGGGTACACTGACGCTGGAAACCGACCGACTGGAGGTCAACTGTTTTCGGGTGAGTTTACCGATTCATCAGGAAAATGAGCTGGACTTTCAATCCTTTTCAACCAACGAACCTCCGTCAGAAGACGTACTAGCTCCGCAGGACCTGGACCCTTCCAAACCGACGCTCTTACTCGTCGAGGATCAGCGGGAAATCAGTGCGTACATTCAGCAAGAATTCAGTGACCGTTATAATGTCCTCATCGCCTACCACGGTCAGCAGGCTCTGGAAGTTTTGCAGCAGGAGAACGTGCAATTGGTCATCAGCGACATCATGATGCCCGTTATGGACGGCATTGAGTTGTGCCGGACTATCAAATCAGATTTGGCTTACAGTCACGTACCCGTAGTACTGCTCACGGCGAAGAACTCGCTACAGTCGAAAGTGGAAGGGCTGGAAGTCGGAGCGGATGCGTACCTGGAAAAACCGTTTTCGGTGATTCACCTGGAAGCCCAGATCGAAAGCTTACTGACCAACCGGAACCGGGTGAAAGAGTACTTTGCCCGCTCGCCGCTAACGCCCTTCAAGGGGATGGCGTATACACCGGCGGATAAAGCTTTTCTGGAACAACTGAATCAAGTCATCTACGATCACATTATCGACATGGAACTGAACGTGGATCAGCTTTCCAGGCTTATGAACATGAGTCGGCCGACGCTTTACCGCAAAATCAAGGGTTTATCGGATTTAAGTCCAAATGAATTGATTAATCTTTCCCGCCTGAAAAAAGCCGCTGAGTTACTGGCTACGGGGCACTACAAAGTCAATGAAGCCGCCGCCTTGGTCGGGTACAGTTTGCCGACGAACTTTTCGCGTGATTTCCAGAAGCAGTTTGGCATCACGCCTAGTCAGTATATGAATGGGAAAGGTTAA
- a CDS encoding SusC/RagA family TonB-linked outer membrane protein — MLSYLHVSGPRRRWSGLWLLLPALLVSYSLMAVPRLAAVPITGKVISNSGDPLPGVSILEKGTNNGTLTDAEGNYKINVQGASSVLTYTYIGFVKQEITVGNQPVINVTLEESSSSLNEVVVVGYGTLDKKEVTSAITHVSGKDLLTVGVTNPISALQGKVSGLTITNTGGGDPNSMPSIQLRGVSSRDAGLGPLVVVNGVPGGVLENINQNDIESIDVLKGGAASAIYGTRGSNGVIIITTKKGSQGSRVDYNGYGAFDFAAMPLKTLSASEFLAQNRGTDFGAQTDWLKSITRASAFSHKHSLSFSGGDARNNYRATADYRDAQGLDLRSGREEYGARLMLNHTSANNLYTLTLNVAPRYFKSNNADYDSFDQALTLNPTLPIFDPQNPTRYNRIQSGFSSPFNPVERLRTEQSGTEGKILDYNASLLVNILPTLTTQLTFGQFTRDYFDFFFRPSTSTYAAQYQGSMNSASRAYNKYDQRSLEWVGNYSWTKGAHDVKVLGGYSYQYFQSSGLSGENRQMPSDALTYNNIGTGLYQQVEGRNGMGTYKNDSRLIAFFGRINYALQDKYLFSASLRREGSSKFGYNHKWGNFPAASVGWRLSQEAFMKPLTWIDDLKLRADYGVTGNQDFGNYLSLDTYSGYGYYPLNGSQYQVWGPSQNTNYDLRWETAENLNFGVDFSIFKERFSGSINYYTRKNKDLLGFYSVPLPPNIQGSTYANVGTMQNSGIELQLNAQVVSTSAFTYSVAFAGATNSNKFVSFSNAAYQGQNYIDVVGLPSPGSPGTAQRLQEGQRIGTFYMLHAAGVGDDGKLLVYNQKGDIIPADKANNDDKRVVGNGLPKATLSLNNTFTYKKWDASVFFRAVVGYKLFNTQAFYTGTPGTQSNANVLTSAYGGGKYAKLTNQATTVILSDYFLEDGSFLKLDNVTLGYTPKVNLKSIRSIRLYAAARNLLTFTSFTGGDPDRYPINGLYPGINSSRSYYPTTTQILAGIQLGL, encoded by the coding sequence ATGCTTTCGTATTTACATGTTTCTGGTCCACGCCGCCGATGGAGCGGCCTGTGGCTGTTGTTGCCCGCACTTCTAGTCAGCTATTCGCTGATGGCTGTTCCCCGGCTAGCGGCCGTACCCATCACGGGGAAAGTCATTAGTAACTCGGGCGATCCGCTACCCGGCGTATCCATTCTTGAAAAAGGAACAAATAACGGTACGCTCACGGATGCCGAAGGGAATTACAAAATTAACGTTCAGGGAGCCAGTTCCGTATTGACGTATACGTACATCGGTTTCGTCAAACAGGAAATTACTGTAGGTAATCAACCCGTGATTAACGTCACTTTGGAAGAATCCAGTAGTTCCTTGAATGAAGTAGTGGTAGTGGGTTACGGTACCCTGGATAAAAAAGAGGTAACCAGTGCCATTACGCACGTTTCGGGGAAAGACCTGTTAACCGTAGGTGTTACCAACCCTATTTCTGCTTTGCAGGGTAAGGTTTCCGGTCTGACTATTACGAATACGGGAGGTGGTGATCCGAACTCGATGCCGAGCATTCAGTTACGGGGCGTATCCTCGCGGGATGCGGGTCTGGGACCGCTGGTCGTCGTGAACGGCGTACCCGGTGGTGTACTGGAAAACATCAACCAGAACGATATTGAGTCGATTGACGTCCTGAAAGGCGGAGCGGCTTCGGCCATTTATGGTACCCGCGGTAGTAACGGGGTGATCATCATTACGACGAAAAAAGGCTCTCAGGGCTCTCGAGTGGATTACAACGGGTACGGAGCGTTTGATTTCGCTGCGATGCCTTTGAAAACGCTCTCGGCCAGTGAGTTTCTGGCTCAGAACCGGGGTACGGACTTCGGTGCACAGACGGATTGGCTCAAGTCCATTACGCGTGCCTCCGCTTTTTCCCACAAACATAGCCTGTCCTTTTCCGGCGGCGATGCCCGCAATAACTACCGGGCTACGGCGGATTACCGGGATGCTCAGGGTCTGGATTTACGCTCGGGTCGTGAAGAGTACGGGGCTCGTCTGATGTTGAATCACACCTCGGCCAACAATCTGTATACGCTGACTCTGAACGTAGCTCCGCGTTACTTCAAAAGCAATAATGCCGATTACGATTCTTTCGATCAGGCTCTGACGCTCAATCCAACCCTCCCTATTTTTGATCCCCAGAATCCAACGCGTTATAACCGCATTCAGTCGGGCTTTTCGTCACCGTTCAATCCCGTTGAGCGGCTACGTACTGAACAAAGCGGTACTGAAGGAAAGATTCTCGATTACAACGCCAGTTTGCTCGTAAACATCCTGCCGACGCTGACCACTCAGCTGACGTTTGGTCAGTTTACCCGGGATTACTTTGACTTTTTCTTCCGGCCCTCGACTTCTACCTACGCGGCTCAGTACCAGGGTAGCATGAACTCGGCCAGCCGGGCGTATAACAAGTACGACCAGCGAAGTCTGGAGTGGGTAGGTAACTACTCATGGACGAAAGGAGCCCATGACGTGAAGGTACTCGGAGGGTACTCCTACCAGTACTTCCAAAGCTCAGGTCTGTCGGGCGAAAACCGCCAGATGCCTTCCGACGCCTTGACGTATAACAACATCGGCACGGGACTCTATCAGCAGGTGGAAGGCCGCAACGGTATGGGAACGTACAAAAACGATTCCCGCCTGATTGCCTTCTTTGGTCGGATCAACTACGCGTTGCAGGACAAATACCTGTTCTCGGCCAGCTTACGCCGCGAAGGTTCTTCCAAGTTTGGCTACAATCACAAGTGGGGTAACTTCCCCGCGGCTTCCGTGGGTTGGCGTTTGAGCCAGGAGGCATTCATGAAGCCCCTGACCTGGATTGACGATCTGAAACTCCGGGCCGATTACGGGGTGACCGGAAACCAGGATTTTGGTAACTACCTGTCATTGGATACTTACAGTGGTTATGGCTACTACCCCCTCAACGGATCGCAGTATCAGGTATGGGGACCCAGCCAGAACACGAACTACGACTTACGCTGGGAAACGGCGGAAAACCTCAACTTCGGCGTTGACTTCTCGATCTTTAAGGAACGGTTTTCGGGAAGTATCAACTACTACACCCGCAAAAACAAGGATCTGCTGGGCTTTTACTCGGTTCCGCTGCCCCCCAACATTCAGGGTTCTACCTACGCTAACGTAGGAACGATGCAAAACTCGGGGATCGAATTACAACTGAATGCCCAGGTGGTTTCAACGTCTGCCTTTACTTATAGTGTGGCCTTTGCGGGAGCTACCAACAGCAATAAGTTCGTATCCTTCTCGAATGCGGCGTATCAGGGACAAAACTACATTGACGTCGTTGGTCTACCCAGTCCCGGTTCGCCCGGAACGGCTCAACGCTTACAGGAAGGTCAGCGGATCGGTACGTTCTACATGCTGCACGCAGCGGGTGTGGGTGATGATGGCAAATTGCTCGTGTACAACCAGAAAGGAGACATCATTCCCGCCGATAAAGCCAACAACGACGATAAACGCGTGGTAGGAAACGGCTTACCAAAAGCGACCCTGAGTTTAAACAACACGTTTACGTACAAAAAGTGGGATGCTTCGGTATTCTTCCGGGCCGTGGTAGGTTACAAATTATTCAATACGCAGGCGTTCTATACCGGTACGCCGGGTACACAATCCAACGCGAACGTGTTGACTTCAGCCTACGGCGGAGGTAAGTATGCTAAATTAACCAACCAGGCTACGACTGTAATTTTATCGGATTACTTCCTGGAAGATGGCTCGTTTCTGAAGCTGGATAACGTGACACTGGGTTATACGCCAAAGGTAAATCTGAAATCCATCCGCTCGATTCGTCTGTACGCGGCGGCTCGGAACCTGTTGACCTTTACGTCGTTCACCGGCGGCGATCCGGATCGCTACCCCATCAACGGTTTGTACCCAGGTATCAACAGCTCACGTTCCTATTATCCCACGACAACCCAGATTCTGGCCGGAATCCAACTGGGTCTGTAA